From the genome of Pseudomonas sp. FP453:
CTCGCCATCAAGCACTACTTCGTGCGCTATGACGCCACCGTCCTGTTGTTGGACGACTTGACCACCGAATCCCTCGACAAGACCGTGCACAGCGTCGCCCACGGCGTGATCCGCCTGGAAGAACTGACCCCCAACTATGGCGCGGAACGTCGCCGGGTGCGGGTGGTGAAGTACCGAGGACAGAAATACCGTGGTGGCTTCCATGACTTCACCATCTTGCAGGACGGCGTGCATGTGTTCCCGCGGCTGGTGGCGGCCGAGCACCGTGGCGGCTACAACCGCCAGACCCTGACCAGCGGCATCCGGGAGCTGGATTCATTGCTTGGCGGCGGCATCGAGACCGGTTCCAGCAGCCTGATTCTTGGCCCGGCCGGTACGGGCAAGTCGCTGATTTCGATGATCTTCGCCGCCGCCGCAGTGGCCCGTGGCGAGAAAGCCGCGCTGTTTATCTTCGATGAAGAACTGGGCCTGTTGTTCGAGCGCATGAAAAACATGGGCATCGACCTGGCCGCCCTGCAAGCCACGGGCAACCTGCTGATCGAGCAAGTGGACGCTGCCGAGCTGTCCCCCGGCGAGTTTTCCCACCGTGTGCGACGTTGCGTCGATGAGGGCGGGATCAAAACCGTGGTGATCGACAGCATCAATGGCTACCAGGCCGCAATGCCCGAAGAAAACGCACTGATCCTGCACATGCATGAATTACTGCTGTACCTCAACCGCCGGGGTGCGGCCACCTTCATGACCGTCGCCCAACACGGGCTGGTGGGCGACATGCAGGCGCCCGTGGACATCACTTACCTGGCCGACACGGTGATTCTGTTGCGTTACTTCGAAGCCCTCGGCGAGGTTCGCCGGGCCATCTCGATCATCAAGAAAAGGACCGGCTCCCATGAGTCCACCATCCGTGAATACCGCATCGGCAGCCGCGGCATGACCGTCGGTGAGCCGCTGAACAACTTCCAGGGCGTGCTGCGCGGCATTCCAACCTATATGGGCGCCGGCTCTCCCCTGCTCAAGGACATGGGCTGATGCCGCAGCTTGCGCCCATCTCCGAGCGCGCAATCATTCTTGCACCCATGGGGCGTGACGGCTCGCTGGCGCTGATGATGCTCAATGAAGCCGGCTACAGCGGCATTGTGGCCAATGACCTCGGCGCACTGTGCGCGGCGCTGGAGCAAGGTGCCGGCCTGTTGATCATCGCGGCCGAAGCGTTGCGCGGCATCGGGTTGGAGCCGTTGCTGGACAACCTGCACCAGCAACCGGCCTGGTCCGACTTGCCCATCGTACTGATGACGCACCATGGCGGCAGCGAGCAGAACGGGTCATCCCACCTCAGCGGCTTGCTGGGTAACGTGACGTTTCTCGAAAGGCCGTTCCATCCCATCACCTTGATCAGCCTCGTGAGTACCGCGCTGCGCGGCCGGCGTCGGCAATATGAGGCGCGGGACCGCCTGGTGGACCTGAGCGAAAGCGAGCTACGCCTGCAACGTACCCTGGAAACCCTGGAACAGCAGGTGGAGGAACGCACCGCCCAGTTGCGGCATAACGAAGACGCATTGCGCCAGTCGCAGAAGATGGAAGCGGTCGGTCAGTTGACGGGGGGCATCGCCCACGATTTCAACAATATGCTCACCGGGATCATCGGCAGCCTCGAACTGCTGCGCCGTCGAGTGTCCCGGGGCAAGTTGGACGATCTCGACAGCCTGATCGATCTGGGCGTCACCTCGGCCAATCGCGCCGCCGGCCTTACCCACCGCTTGCTGGCCTTCTCCAGGCGCCAGTCCCTCGATTCCAAGCCGGTGGAAATCAACCAGCTGGTCACGGCCATGGGGGAGTTGCTGCAACGCAGCATCAA
Proteins encoded in this window:
- a CDS encoding ATPase domain-containing protein, whose protein sequence is MSTSNELFSEKAATGIEGLDDILSGGLSRSHLFLLEGEPGTGKTTVALHFLQAGAKNGEKSLYITLSETERELRQGAKSHGWDLDDNIHIFELTPPESLLNAEHQQSLLYSSDLELGEATRQIFEVVERVKPTRVVVDSLSEIRLLAQSSLRYRRQILAIKHYFVRYDATVLLLDDLTTESLDKTVHSVAHGVIRLEELTPNYGAERRRVRVVKYRGQKYRGGFHDFTILQDGVHVFPRLVAAEHRGGYNRQTLTSGIRELDSLLGGGIETGSSSLILGPAGTGKSLISMIFAAAAVARGEKAALFIFDEELGLLFERMKNMGIDLAALQATGNLLIEQVDAAELSPGEFSHRVRRCVDEGGIKTVVIDSINGYQAAMPEENALILHMHELLLYLNRRGAATFMTVAQHGLVGDMQAPVDITYLADTVILLRYFEALGEVRRAISIIKKRTGSHESTIREYRIGSRGMTVGEPLNNFQGVLRGIPTYMGAGSPLLKDMG